From Mannheimia pernigra, one genomic window encodes:
- the nfo gene encoding deoxyribonuclease IV: MKYIGAHVSASGGVEKAVLRSVEIEANAFALFTKNQRQWQAPPLNADTIEKFKRFCAAHHFSAEQILPHDSYLINLGSPEAEALEKSRTAFIDEMARANQLGLKLLNFHPGSHLKKISELDCLARIAESINIAVEAVPNVIAVIENTAGQGSNLGWHFDHLANIIEQIEDKSRVGVCLDTCHLFSAGYDISSYERSENVFNDFNQTVGFDYLRGMHLNGSKTSLGSRVDRHHTLKEGTIGTEVFAFIMQNPNFDRIPLILETTSPEIWADEIKFLRTLELK; encoded by the coding sequence ATGAAATATATTGGTGCACACGTGAGTGCTTCAGGTGGTGTAGAAAAGGCGGTTCTTCGTTCAGTAGAAATTGAAGCAAACGCCTTTGCATTATTTACTAAAAACCAACGTCAGTGGCAAGCACCACCACTCAATGCCGATACGATTGAAAAATTTAAGCGGTTTTGTGCAGCACACCATTTTTCAGCAGAACAGATTTTACCACACGATAGCTATTTGATTAATTTAGGTAGCCCAGAAGCAGAGGCATTAGAAAAGTCTCGCACTGCATTTATTGATGAGATGGCAAGAGCTAATCAGCTTGGTTTAAAATTACTGAACTTCCATCCAGGCTCACACCTAAAGAAAATTTCAGAATTGGATTGTTTGGCTAGAATTGCAGAATCTATCAATATTGCAGTGGAGGCTGTGCCAAATGTTATTGCCGTAATTGAAAATACGGCAGGGCAGGGTTCTAATTTGGGGTGGCATTTTGACCATTTAGCAAACATTATTGAACAAATAGAAGATAAAAGCCGAGTCGGGGTATGTTTAGATACCTGTCATTTATTTTCTGCGGGTTATGATATTAGTTCGTACGAAAGAAGTGAAAACGTATTTAACGATTTTAACCAAACAGTTGGTTTTGATTATTTAAGAGGTATGCACTTAAATGGCTCAAAAACGTCATTAGGTAGCCGAGTGGATAGGCATCATACTTTAAAAGAAGGCACAATTGGTACAGAAGTATTTGCATTTATTATGCAAAACCCAAATTTCGATCGCATTCCACTTATTTTAGAGACAACTTCGCCTGAAATTTGGGCAGATGAAATAAAATTTCTTCGCACCTTAGAACTAAAATAG
- a CDS encoding TorD/DmsD family molecular chaperone: MSEITINDFSLLCRLFGNLFYRNPTDPILAGTFNWLAQGGLRQHWALSTDAQSENALNILQKSANPTQLETSYQALFAENGAIATTISAYGLSVADFVAFRQERAMPELEKEDHIALLLLTASWIEDNLDSTLAQKALFEQFLLPCISQFLGKVEAFDSGFYKALAQLSRDALSAMADELEECEQASV, from the coding sequence ATGAGCGAAATAACCATTAACGATTTTTCACTACTTTGCCGCCTGTTCGGCAATTTATTTTACCGCAACCCAACAGATCCCATTCTAGCAGGCACATTTAACTGGCTTGCTCAAGGCGGATTACGCCAACACTGGGCATTAAGCACCGATGCACAAAGCGAAAATGCATTGAATATTTTGCAAAAGAGTGCTAACCCTACGCAATTAGAAACAAGCTATCAAGCACTTTTTGCAGAAAATGGGGCTATTGCTACAACAATTTCAGCCTATGGTTTATCCGTTGCAGATTTTGTCGCATTTCGTCAAGAACGAGCAATGCCTGAATTAGAAAAGGAAGATCATATTGCATTATTACTTTTAACCGCTTCGTGGATTGAAGATAATCTAGATTCTACCCTCGCACAAAAAGCATTGTTTGAGCAATTTTTACTCCCTTGTATCAGTCAGTTCTTAGGCAAAGTTGAAGCCTTTGATAGCGGATTTTATAAGGCACTTGCGCAATTATCTCGTGATGCCCTAAGCGCAATGGCTGATGAGCTTGAAGAATGCGAGCAAGCATCAGTATAA
- a CDS encoding DUF2057 family protein, with product MKLTKMALAIATLAVSSIGVAGTLSSSPMVEILALDGKKMKVGTTSVQISENKTHQVVVEVAGTIGDDFFTSEQIILTFQGTAENAKIEIPRLSSKLDLRKFQENQAITIKTDSGKVISHKQDLLKGEGFLAKTRVEENLSKYNLAKKVASVKTFATAPLEAKGQIVVDTNKVSESELQLLFQKADKQTQKRFLDWVEKNVK from the coding sequence ATGAAATTAACCAAAATGGCATTAGCGATCGCGACTTTAGCGGTAAGTTCTATCGGGGTAGCGGGTACATTAAGTTCCTCACCAATGGTAGAAATTTTAGCGTTGGATGGAAAAAAGATGAAAGTAGGCACTACTTCAGTACAAATAAGTGAAAATAAAACTCACCAAGTGGTAGTGGAAGTGGCTGGAACAATTGGCGACGATTTCTTTACGTCAGAGCAAATTATTTTGACCTTTCAAGGAACAGCAGAAAATGCCAAGATTGAAATACCAAGATTGAGCTCAAAGTTGGATCTTCGCAAATTCCAAGAGAATCAAGCAATCACCATTAAAACAGATTCTGGAAAAGTGATTTCCCATAAGCAAGACTTGTTAAAAGGTGAAGGCTTTTTAGCAAAAACCAGAGTGGAAGAAAATCTAAGCAAATATAATTTAGCTAAAAAAGTAGCGTCTGTTAAAACGTTTGCGACTGCACCACTTGAAGCAAAAGGACAAATTGTTGTAGATACAAACAAAGTTTCAGAATCTGAATTACAGCTTTTATTCCAAAAAGCAGATAAACAAACGCAAAAACGTTTCCTAGATTGGGTGGAAAAAAACGTAAAATAA
- the corC gene encoding CNNM family magnesium/cobalt transport protein CorC (CorC(YbeX) belongs to the Cyclin M Mg2+ Exporter (CNNM) family, and was characterized as belonging to a set of three proteins, at least one of which must be present for CorA to function.), with product MSDEQQSVNINTTEKSEKKSILHTLFGNLFQNEPKNREDLVEVIRDSVENELIDSATKEMLEGVMEISELRVRDIMIPRSQIVFIDANEPLETFIDVIVESAHSRFPVVRDEKDTIEGILHSKDLLKFLRSDSEPFNLQEILRPAVIVPESKRLDRMLKEFRSERFHMAIVVDEFGAVSGLVTIEDILEQIVGDIDDEFDEEEVTPIRQLSRHTYAVLPLTDIKRFNEFFYTHFNDEEADTIGGLVMKAFGYFPKQGEQIELDGLEFKVTSANSRQLIQLRVTFSDEHLEKMEQRSQSEEE from the coding sequence ATGAGTGATGAACAGCAAAGTGTAAATATCAATACAACGGAAAAATCAGAAAAAAAATCCATTTTACACACGCTATTTGGTAATCTTTTTCAAAATGAGCCTAAAAACCGTGAAGATTTAGTTGAGGTAATCCGAGATTCTGTCGAAAACGAGCTAATTGACAGTGCAACCAAAGAGATGCTTGAAGGTGTAATGGAGATCTCTGAATTGCGTGTTCGCGATATTATGATTCCCCGCTCACAAATTGTATTTATTGATGCTAATGAGCCTTTAGAAACCTTTATTGATGTGATTGTTGAGTCTGCACACTCTCGCTTCCCTGTTGTGCGTGACGAGAAAGATACAATCGAAGGCATTCTCCACTCAAAAGATTTACTCAAATTCCTACGCTCTGATTCTGAGCCATTTAATCTGCAAGAAATCCTTCGCCCTGCCGTTATTGTGCCAGAAAGTAAACGATTAGACAGGATGTTAAAAGAATTCCGCTCTGAGCGTTTTCATATGGCAATCGTCGTAGATGAATTTGGAGCAGTATCAGGTTTAGTGACGATTGAAGACATCCTTGAACAAATTGTTGGTGATATTGATGATGAGTTCGACGAAGAAGAAGTGACACCCATTCGCCAACTTTCAAGACACACTTATGCCGTGTTGCCCCTCACTGATATTAAGAGATTCAATGAGTTTTTCTATACTCACTTTAACGATGAAGAGGCAGACACCATTGGTGGGCTTGTAATGAAAGCCTTTGGCTACTTCCCTAAACAAGGCGAACAAATTGAGTTAGATGGGCTAGAATTTAAGGTGACTTCTGCAAATAGCCGCCAGTTAATTCAGCTACGAGTGACCTTTTCCGATGAACACTTAGAGAAAATGGAACAACGTTCGCAAAGCGAAGAAGAATAA
- the lnt gene encoding apolipoprotein N-acyltransferase — translation MNFAKNPPILTACITALLLGALGTLAYSPFDIWIIAFVSSTGLMWAATLEHKKTALWATFAWSIGYFCTGVNWVSVSMTQFGGIPVTLSYLAVLLLACYLAIYNLLFSFLSYKLKLNNPFALAAIFTFTEYLRGAVFTGFPWLQFGYSLIDSPFAGIAPIFGVEGLTFLVIVTSSYLVNIVKKECRIASSFAILSVILSISVATRFLNFVQINEEKQPLVISLVQGNIEQKMKWDPKHFNHSVQTYEQLILPHLDSSDVIILPESAIPSLENQIVGILEAWDNLSYQNNSEIIIGTLYENEKQELFNSAVLLGQDKAYDLHKNERYNKHHLVPFGEYVPFGSILNWMREVFILPINLSQGHFIQNPIIAKNHRFNLAICYEIIFGHQVQQNQKSQNADYLLTITNDAWFGSSIGPWQHFQIARMRALELGKPLLRAANTGITAVVDPRGKVVHQLPQFTADVLTATIQPTKGDTPFKQFGTWLIYGLSLLCFIGSLLLRKK, via the coding sequence ATGAATTTTGCAAAAAATCCCCCAATTTTAACCGCTTGTATTACGGCTCTGTTGCTAGGGGCATTAGGTACTCTTGCCTACTCCCCTTTTGATATTTGGATCATTGCTTTTGTTTCAAGTACTGGCTTAATGTGGGCAGCCACACTTGAACACAAAAAAACAGCATTATGGGCAACATTTGCTTGGTCTATCGGTTATTTCTGCACTGGTGTGAACTGGGTGTCCGTGAGTATGACTCAATTTGGTGGCATACCAGTTACGCTAAGCTATCTCGCTGTTTTGCTACTGGCTTGCTATTTAGCCATTTATAATTTGCTCTTTAGCTTTCTCTCATACAAACTCAAGCTAAATAATCCGTTTGCTCTTGCGGCCATTTTCACTTTCACCGAATATTTACGTGGCGCGGTATTTACTGGCTTTCCTTGGTTACAATTTGGTTATAGTTTGATTGATAGCCCATTTGCGGGCATTGCCCCCATTTTCGGGGTAGAGGGATTAACTTTCCTTGTCATAGTAACAAGTAGCTATTTAGTCAATATAGTGAAAAAAGAGTGTCGCATTGCTTCGTCCTTTGCCATACTATCGGTCATTCTTTCGATAAGCGTTGCCACTCGTTTTCTCAACTTTGTGCAAATTAATGAAGAAAAACAACCGCTTGTCATAAGTCTAGTGCAAGGCAATATTGAGCAGAAAATGAAATGGGATCCGAAGCATTTTAACCATAGCGTTCAAACCTACGAACAATTAATTCTGCCCCATTTAGACAGCAGCGATGTCATTATTCTGCCTGAATCTGCGATTCCTTCTCTTGAAAATCAAATTGTTGGCATTTTAGAGGCCTGGGATAATCTCTCTTATCAAAACAATAGCGAGATTATCATCGGCACACTCTATGAAAATGAAAAACAAGAATTATTTAACAGTGCAGTACTATTAGGGCAAGATAAGGCTTATGATTTACACAAAAATGAACGCTATAACAAGCACCATCTCGTCCCATTTGGCGAATATGTGCCATTCGGCTCAATATTAAATTGGATGCGAGAAGTCTTTATTCTGCCGATCAATCTTTCGCAAGGTCATTTTATTCAAAACCCCATTATTGCTAAAAATCATCGTTTTAATCTGGCAATCTGCTATGAAATTATTTTTGGTCATCAAGTTCAACAAAACCAAAAAAGCCAGAATGCGGATTATCTCTTAACCATTACAAATGATGCCTGGTTCGGTTCAAGTATCGGTCCTTGGCAACATTTCCAAATAGCAAGAATGCGAGCTTTAGAACTAGGCAAACCGCTTTTACGTGCGGCAAATACTGGCATTACTGCAGTTGTTGATCCGAGAGGGAAAGTGGTACATCAACTACCGCAATTCACTGCTGATGTACTTACTGCAACCATTCAGCCAACCAAAGGCGATACGCCTTTCAAACAATTTGGCACTTGGTTGATTTATGGGCTAAGTCTGCTCTGTTTTATCGGCAGCTTACTGTTGAGAAAGAAATAA
- the ribH gene encoding 6,7-dimethyl-8-ribityllumazine synthase, giving the protein MATFQGNYIATGLKFGIVATNWHKIFIDQLLNGAIDKLLRHGVEAENIDTVWVPGALEISIAAKKMAQSGKYDAIICLGAVVRGATSHYDVVVNESAKGISTTALETGVPIINGILTVENLEQAIERSGTKAGNKGEECAMVAIEMANLLKAL; this is encoded by the coding sequence ATGGCAACATTTCAAGGTAACTATATTGCAACAGGCTTAAAATTTGGTATCGTGGCAACTAATTGGCATAAAATTTTTATCGATCAGCTATTAAATGGTGCGATTGATAAGCTATTGCGTCACGGTGTAGAGGCAGAAAACATTGACACCGTTTGGGTGCCAGGGGCATTAGAGATTTCGATTGCGGCGAAAAAAATGGCACAAAGTGGTAAATATGATGCGATTATCTGTTTAGGTGCGGTGGTGCGTGGTGCAACTAGCCATTATGATGTGGTGGTAAATGAATCTGCAAAGGGGATCAGCACTACGGCATTAGAAACGGGCGTGCCAATTATCAACGGTATTTTAACGGTAGAAAATCTAGAGCAAGCGATTGAACGTTCAGGCACTAAAGCAGGCAATAAAGGCGAAGAGTGTGCAATGGTTGCGATCGAAATGGCTAACCTATTAAAGGCATTATAG
- a CDS encoding bifunctional 3,4-dihydroxy-2-butanone-4-phosphate synthase/GTP cyclohydrolase II: MFKFSTVEEAIQAIAAGKIILVSDDADRENEGDFICAAEFATSENINFMAKYGKGLICTPISSEIAERLDFHPMVVINKDNHQTAFTVSVDHIETGTGISAFERSLTCMKMLDEHSKAEDFRRPGHVFPLVAREGGVLVRNGHTEATVDLARLAGLKPAGLCCEIMSKDGSMMQMPELQAFAKEHNMPFITIQQLQEYRRKHDSLVDEVSVVNMPTKYGEFKAHSFVETLSGKEHVALVKGDIGNGENVLCRIHSECLTGDAFGSQRCDCGQQFAAAMNQIEAEGRGIVLYLRQEGRGIGLINKLRAYELQDRGMDTVEANLALGFKDDEREYYIAAQMFEKLGVKSIRLLTNNPAKIEGLIEQGLNVVAREPIMVEPNKHDLEYLKVKQHKMRHMFNF, encoded by the coding sequence ATGTTTAAATTTTCAACTGTAGAAGAAGCTATTCAAGCAATTGCCGCAGGTAAAATTATTTTAGTCAGTGATGATGCAGATAGAGAAAACGAGGGTGATTTTATCTGTGCGGCGGAGTTTGCTACGTCAGAAAATATTAATTTTATGGCGAAATATGGTAAAGGATTGATCTGCACGCCGATTTCTTCAGAGATTGCTGAGAGATTGGATTTTCACCCAATGGTGGTGATAAATAAAGATAATCATCAAACAGCGTTTACAGTTTCTGTCGATCATATTGAAACAGGTACTGGTATTTCGGCTTTTGAGCGTTCTTTAACGTGTATGAAGATGTTAGATGAACATTCAAAAGCAGAAGATTTCCGCCGTCCAGGACACGTTTTCCCTTTAGTGGCAAGAGAGGGCGGCGTATTAGTGCGTAATGGGCACACGGAAGCAACGGTAGATTTAGCTCGCCTTGCAGGCTTAAAACCAGCAGGGCTTTGTTGTGAAATTATGTCAAAAGATGGCTCGATGATGCAAATGCCCGAACTCCAAGCCTTTGCGAAAGAGCATAATATGCCGTTTATTACCATTCAGCAGTTGCAGGAGTATCGTAGAAAACACGATAGTCTAGTTGATGAGGTCTCGGTTGTGAATATGCCGACTAAATATGGTGAATTTAAAGCCCATAGCTTTGTGGAAACTTTATCTGGCAAAGAACACGTCGCTTTAGTAAAAGGTGATATTGGCAATGGCGAAAATGTGTTATGCCGTATTCATTCAGAATGTTTAACAGGCGATGCGTTTGGTTCACAACGTTGCGATTGTGGACAACAATTTGCCGCCGCGATGAATCAAATAGAAGCAGAAGGCAGAGGTATCGTACTTTATTTACGTCAAGAAGGGCGAGGTATTGGCTTAATCAACAAACTGCGTGCTTATGAATTGCAAGACAGAGGAATGGATACGGTGGAGGCCAATCTTGCACTAGGCTTTAAAGATGATGAGCGTGAATACTACATTGCGGCTCAAATGTTTGAAAAACTGGGTGTGAAATCTATTCGTTTATTAACTAATAACCCAGCAAAAATTGAAGGGTTAATTGAGCAGGGCTTAAATGTAGTCGCCCGTGAGCCAATTATGGTTGAACCAAACAAACATGATTTAGAATACCTCAAAGTAAAACAGCATAAAATGCGACATATGTTTAATTTTTAA
- the ribE gene encoding riboflavin synthase, which translates to MFTGIIEEVGQIVQIKKQGEFAVVAVKAKKVLTDVQLGDSIAVNGICLTVTSFTKEQFTADVMSETLKRTSLGELGINSPVNLERAMAANRRFGGHIVSGHIDGIGSVVEITPVDNAIWYRIKTAPKLMRYIIEKGSITIDGISLTVVDVNDESFRVSIIPHTIKETNLGSKKIGSLVNLENDIVGKYIEQFLLKKEPENPPSKLTIDFLKNAGF; encoded by the coding sequence ATGTTCACAGGCATTATCGAAGAAGTTGGTCAAATCGTGCAAATTAAAAAACAGGGTGAGTTTGCCGTGGTTGCGGTAAAAGCTAAAAAAGTGCTTACGGATGTGCAATTAGGCGATAGTATTGCGGTAAATGGTATTTGTTTGACGGTCACTTCTTTTACGAAAGAACAATTTACCGCCGATGTGATGTCAGAAACGCTAAAACGCACATCGCTTGGTGAGTTGGGCATCAATAGCCCAGTCAATCTTGAGCGTGCAATGGCGGCAAATAGGCGTTTTGGTGGGCATATTGTATCGGGGCATATTGATGGTATTGGCTCAGTTGTCGAAATTACTCCAGTAGATAATGCTATCTGGTATCGCATCAAAACCGCACCGAAATTAATGCGTTATATTATTGAAAAAGGCTCAATTACTATTGATGGAATTAGTTTAACAGTAGTTGATGTGAATGACGAATCATTTCGTGTATCGATTATTCCGCATACGATTAAAGAAACAAATTTAGGCTCGAAAAAAATCGGTAGCCTTGTGAATTTAGAAAACGATATTGTCGGTAAATATATCGAACAGTTTTTATTGAAAAAAGAACCTGAAAACCCACCGAGTAAACTAACGATTGATTTTCTAAAAAATGCAGGATTTTAA
- the ribD gene encoding bifunctional diaminohydroxyphosphoribosylaminopyrimidine deaminase/5-amino-6-(5-phosphoribosylamino)uracil reductase RibD: protein MKDAQYMAYAIELAKKAKGWTNPNPLVGCVIVKDGKIVASGYHEKYGEWHAERNAILRSEQDLNGTTAYITLEPCCHHGRTPPCSNLLIERGIKKVFIGSRDPNPLVSGKGIEQLKAAGIEVIEDFMRAECDELNPIFFHYIQTKRPYVLLKYAMTADGKIATYTGESKWVTGEQARAKVQETRHQYSSIMVGVETVLADDPMLNSRMPNAKQPVRIVCDSQLRTPLDCKLVQTAKAYRTIIATTNNNAEAHNAYQQYGVEIVVTKADNKRVDLLNLLQKLGEMQIDSLLIEGGSSLNFSALKAGCVNRVHCYIAPKLLGGRDAKTPIGGEGIGNLAQAVKLELKSTEQVGEDLLLDYVVK, encoded by the coding sequence ATGAAAGACGCACAATATATGGCTTATGCCATTGAACTTGCCAAGAAAGCAAAAGGCTGGACGAATCCAAATCCTTTAGTGGGTTGTGTGATTGTGAAAGATGGCAAAATTGTTGCTAGTGGCTATCACGAAAAGTATGGTGAGTGGCATGCCGAACGTAATGCGATTTTACGCTCCGAGCAAGATTTAAACGGAACAACAGCTTATATTACCCTTGAGCCTTGCTGCCATCACGGACGAACGCCACCTTGTTCTAATTTATTGATTGAGCGAGGAATTAAAAAGGTGTTTATCGGGTCTCGTGATCCGAATCCTCTTGTTTCAGGTAAAGGCATTGAGCAGTTAAAAGCGGCTGGGATAGAAGTAATTGAAGATTTTATGCGTGCGGAGTGTGATGAGCTAAATCCCATTTTCTTTCACTACATTCAAACTAAACGCCCTTATGTGTTGTTGAAATATGCAATGACGGCAGACGGCAAAATAGCTACCTACACGGGCGAATCAAAATGGGTTACGGGCGAACAAGCACGAGCGAAAGTGCAAGAAACTCGCCATCAGTACAGCTCAATTATGGTTGGTGTAGAAACGGTGTTGGCGGATGACCCGATGTTAAATAGCAGAATGCCTAATGCAAAACAACCCGTCAGAATTGTCTGCGATAGTCAGTTAAGAACGCCACTAGATTGCAAATTGGTACAAACCGCCAAAGCATACCGCACAATCATTGCGACAACCAATAATAATGCGGAAGCTCACAACGCATACCAACAATACGGTGTGGAAATTGTGGTAACAAAAGCTGATAACAAGCGGGTAGATTTGCTTAATCTTTTGCAAAAACTAGGCGAAATGCAAATTGACAGCCTGTTGATTGAAGGCGGCTCAAGCTTGAATTTTAGTGCATTAAAAGCAGGTTGTGTAAACCGAGTGCATTGCTATATTGCCCCCAAATTGCTTGGTGGAAGAGATGCTAAAACGCCGATTGGGGGCGAGGGGATTGGCAATTTAGCTCAAGCAGTAAAATTAGAATTGAAATCTACAGAGCAGGTTGGTGAAGATCTTTTATTGGATTATGTGGTTAAGTAG
- the lon gene encoding endopeptidase La, with amino-acid sequence MAPRKKKAIELPLLPLRDVVVFPYMVMPLFVGREKSIQALRSAMDSNKQLFLVTQQDPNKEEPSKDDMYSVGITANIIQMLNLPDGTVKVLVEGQTRAKIEQIYDDENGFWAAIQPLYSEYDEDNEELKAIAKTTLTEFENYVKNNKKIPAEIIPKLQKITHEDRLADTIASNLISPVKKKQELLEQLNLVARFESLLIAMATEMDTLETETRIRNRVKQQMEKNQRDYYLNEQIKAIQKELGNGDDVEQSELDKLKEKIDATKLPTEVKDKLDGEFRKLKAMPQNSSEATVVRTYIDWILQMPWHKKSAVKKDLAQAQEVLDKDHYGLERVKDRIVEYLAVQSRLNKLKGPILCLVGPPGVGKTSLGQSIANATGRKYVRMALGGVRDEAEIRGHRRTYIGSMPGSLMMKMAKVGVRNPLFLLDEIDKMAQDMRGDPASALLEVLDPEQNKAFNDHYLEVDYDLSDVMFVATSNSMNIPPALLDRMEVIRLSGYTEDEKMHIARDHLLAKQQENNGLKEGELTVEDSAILSIIRYYTREAGVRGLEREIAKICRKAVKALVLDKKLKSITVSENNIEDYLGVKRFDYGKMDNQNRIGEVTGLAWTEVGGDLLTIETASVAGKGKFSYTGSLGDVMKESIQAAMVVVRSRAEKLGIAEDFYEKRDIHVHVPDGATPKDGPSAGIAMCTALISSLTGNPVRKEVAMTGEISLRGKVLPIGGLKEKLLAAHRGGITTVIIPKENEKDLEEIPENAKAALSIHAVETIDEVLAIALENPPMGIELLSKTDIKVKKTRAKATVQ; translated from the coding sequence ATGGCACCAAGAAAAAAGAAAGCGATTGAATTACCACTACTTCCATTGCGTGATGTGGTGGTTTTCCCTTATATGGTGATGCCGTTATTTGTAGGTCGTGAAAAATCAATTCAAGCCCTACGCTCGGCGATGGATTCAAATAAACAACTGTTTTTAGTTACCCAACAAGATCCGAATAAAGAAGAACCGAGTAAAGATGATATGTATTCGGTTGGCATAACAGCGAATATCATTCAAATGTTAAACTTGCCAGACGGCACTGTGAAGGTGTTAGTTGAAGGGCAAACTCGGGCAAAAATCGAACAAATCTATGATGATGAAAATGGTTTTTGGGCAGCCATTCAACCGCTTTATTCTGAATATGATGAAGATAATGAAGAATTAAAAGCCATTGCCAAAACAACTCTGACCGAATTTGAAAATTACGTTAAAAACAATAAAAAAATTCCAGCGGAAATTATTCCTAAATTGCAAAAAATTACGCATGAAGACCGTTTAGCCGATACTATAGCCTCTAACTTAATTTCCCCTGTAAAGAAAAAACAGGAACTGCTAGAGCAACTCAATCTGGTCGCTCGTTTTGAAAGCTTATTAATTGCAATGGCAACGGAAATGGACACGCTTGAAACTGAAACCCGTATCCGTAACCGTGTGAAGCAGCAAATGGAGAAAAACCAACGTGATTACTATCTCAATGAACAAATCAAAGCAATTCAAAAAGAGCTGGGTAATGGCGATGACGTTGAGCAAAGCGAATTAGATAAGCTCAAAGAGAAAATTGATGCGACTAAATTACCCACAGAAGTTAAAGACAAACTTGATGGTGAATTTAGAAAACTAAAAGCTATGCCACAAAACTCTTCTGAAGCGACGGTTGTGCGTACTTATATCGACTGGATTTTACAAATGCCTTGGCATAAAAAATCCGCCGTAAAAAAAGATTTAGCACAAGCTCAGGAAGTGCTAGACAAAGACCACTACGGTTTAGAACGAGTGAAAGATCGCATTGTGGAATATCTTGCGGTACAAAGCCGTTTAAATAAATTAAAAGGCCCAATTCTTTGCTTAGTTGGCCCGCCAGGCGTAGGTAAAACCTCGCTTGGACAATCTATTGCGAATGCAACAGGCCGTAAATATGTGCGTATGGCGTTAGGTGGCGTGCGTGATGAAGCGGAAATTCGAGGACATCGCCGCACTTACATTGGCTCAATGCCAGGTAGCCTAATGATGAAAATGGCGAAAGTTGGCGTGCGTAATCCACTATTCTTATTAGATGAAATAGATAAAATGGCACAGGATATGCGTGGAGACCCAGCTTCAGCGTTACTTGAAGTGCTAGATCCAGAGCAGAATAAAGCCTTTAACGATCACTATTTAGAAGTAGATTATGATTTATCTGATGTAATGTTTGTAGCAACTTCAAACTCAATGAATATTCCGCCAGCGTTGCTAGACCGTATGGAAGTGATTCGTCTTTCAGGCTATACCGAAGATGAAAAAATGCACATTGCCCGTGATCACTTATTGGCTAAACAGCAAGAAAATAACGGACTAAAAGAGGGCGAGCTCACAGTTGAAGATAGTGCAATTTTAAGCATTATCCGCTACTACACACGTGAAGCAGGCGTGCGTGGGCTTGAACGTGAAATTGCTAAAATCTGCCGTAAAGCCGTAAAAGCCTTAGTGTTAGATAAAAAATTAAAATCAATTACAGTTTCTGAGAACAACATTGAAGATTATTTAGGGGTAAAACGTTTTGATTACGGCAAAATGGATAATCAAAACCGCATTGGCGAGGTCACAGGCTTAGCGTGGACCGAAGTTGGCGGTGATTTACTTACCATTGAAACCGCTTCGGTTGCTGGTAAAGGCAAATTTTCTTACACCGGCTCACTAGGCGATGTAATGAAAGAGTCTATTCAAGCAGCAATGGTAGTTGTGCGTTCTCGAGCAGAAAAATTAGGCATTGCAGAAGATTTCTACGAAAAACGAGACATTCACGTGCACGTGCCAGATGGAGCAACACCGAAAGATGGACCAAGTGCAGGTATTGCAATGTGTACCGCACTAATTTCAAGCCTAACCGGCAATCCTGTTCGCAAAGAAGTGGCGATGACGGGTGAAATCAGCTTACGGGGTAAAGTGTTACCAATCGGCGGATTAAAAGAGAAATTACTGGCTGCTCATCGAGGGGGCATTACAACCGTTATTATTCCAAAAGAGAATGAAAAAGACTTAGAGGAAATCCCAGAAAATGCCAAAGCTGCATTAAGCATTCACGCAGTGGAAACCATTGATGAAGTACTGGCAATTGCTCTTGAAAACCCACCAATGGGTATTGAGCTGTTATCCAAAACGGACATCAAAGTGAAAAAAACACGAGCGAAAGCAACCGTCCAATAA